Proteins found in one Nerophis ophidion isolate RoL-2023_Sa linkage group LG21, RoL_Noph_v1.0, whole genome shotgun sequence genomic segment:
- the evx1 gene encoding homeobox even-skipped homolog protein 1, whose translation MEELTRRNMCTDVGERRRSDSVARKDGSSSDTESDFYEEIDVSCTPESLDYTSAQGRNDDSPGLPSDSGSDPGRAAPGQGSLSYSADQIRRYRTAFTREQIARLEKEFYRENYVSRPRRCELAAALNLPETTIKVWFQNRRMKDKRQRLAMTWPHPADPAFYGYMMSHAAATGNLPYPFPSHLPLPYYSHLGAGSTPTPAGPFPSPLRPLDGFRMLSHPYQRPELLCAFRHPSLYQGPAHGLGPGGSPCACLACHSASSPGLSSRAQASDFSSRTDAFVTFTPSVLSKSASGTVEQRDEVPLTR comes from the exons ATGGAGGAACTCACCCGGAGGAATATGTGCACCGACGTGGGGGAGCGGCGCCGGTCGGACAGCGTAGCCCGCAAAGACGGCAGCAGCTCGGACACCGAGTCGGACTTCTATGAGGAGATCGACGTCAGCTGCACGCCGGAGAGCCTGGACTACACCTCGGCTCAAG GTCGAAACGATGACTCGCCCGGACTCCCGAGTGACTCCGGTTCGGACCCGGGTAGGGCCGCGCCGGGCCAGGGATCCCTGTCCTACTCGGCGGACCAGATCCGGCGGTACCGCACCGCCTTCACCCGCGAGCAGATCGCCCGGCTGGAGAAGGAGTTCTACCGGGAGAACTACGTGTCCAGGCCGCGCCGGTGCGAGCTGGCGGCCGCCTTGAATCTACCGGAGACGACCATCAAG GTGTGGTTCCAGAACCGGCGGATGAAGGACAAGCGCCAGCGTCTGGCCATGACGTGGCCCCACCCGGCCGACCCCGCCTTCTACGGCTACATGATGAGCCACGCCGCCGCCACCGGGAACCTGCCCTACCCCTTCCCCTCACACCTGCCGCTGCCCTACTACTCGCACCTGGGCGCCGGCTCCACCCCGACCCCCGCCGGCCCTTTCCCCAGCCCCTTGCGCCCCTTGGACGGCTTCAGAATGCTGTCCCATCCCTACCAGAGGCCGGAGCTCCTGTGCGCCTTCAGGCACCCCTCCTTGTACCAGGGTCCGGCCCACGGGCTGGGCCCGGGGGGGAGTCCGTGCGCATGCTTGGCCTGTCACTCCGCGTCATCCCCCGGCCTCTCGTCCAGGGCCCAGGCCTCGGACTTCAGCAGCAGGACTGATGCTTTCGTCACTTTTACGCCATCTGTGCTCAGCAAGTCTGCATCCGGGACAGTGGAGCAGCGGGACGAGGTGCCTCTGACCAGATAG